The stretch of DNA CCAAAAATATCAATGCCACAACTTCGGTGGCGTGCTTGAGCCCCGTTACATTGTCGGCGCGGAATCACTTGACCAGTGAGCTATTACGCACTCTTTCAAGGGTGGCTGCTTCTAAGCCAACCTCCTGGTTGTCTGTGCAACTCCACATCCTTTCCCACTTAGCACGCGCTTTGGGACCTTAGTTGGTGGTCTGGGTTGTTTCCCTCTCGACGATGAAGCTTATCCCCCACCGTCTCACTGCTGCGCTCTCACTTACCGGCATTCGGAGTTTGGCTAACGTCAGTAACCTTTTAGGGCCCATCGGCTATCCAGTAGCTCTACCTCCGGCAAGAAACACGCAACGCTGCACCTAAATGCATTTCGGAGAGAACCAGCTATCACGAAGTTTGATTGGCCTTTCACCCCTATCCACAGCTCATCCCCTCCATTTTCAACTGAAGTGGGTTCGGTCCTCCACGACGTCTTACCGTCGCTTCAACCTGGCCATGGATAGATCACTTCGCTTCGGGTCTAGGACATGCGACTGAATCGCCCTATTCAGACTCGCTTTCGCTACGCATTCCCCTCTCGGGTTAAGCTCGCCACATATCACTAACTCGCAGGCTCATTCTTCAAAAGGCACGCTGTCACCAGAATCAGACTGGCTCCAACGGTTTGTAAGCAAACGGTTTCAGGTACTATTTCACTCCCCTCCCGGGGTACTTTTCACCTTTCCCTCACGGTACTTGTTCACTATCGGTCATGTAGGAGTATTTAGGCTTATCAGGTGGTCCTGACAGATTCACACGGGATTTCTCGGGCCCCGTGCTACTTGGGATACTCTTCGCGCCATTGCTGCATTTCGACTACGGGGTTCGCACCCTCTATGACCAGGCTTTCAATCCTGTTCGTCTATACAACGTTGTAACGCTCACTGTTCGGCAGAATCAGCAGAAAAGTCCCGCAACCCCGACCATGCAACGCCTGCCGGCTATCACACATGATCGGTTTAGCCTCATCCGGTTTCGCTCGCCACTACTAACGGAATCACTGTTGTTTTCTCTTCCTGTGGGTACTGAGATGTTTCACTTCCCCACGTTCCCTCTACCCGCCCTATATATTCAGGCGGGAGTCACCAGGTCACCTTACGGGCCTGGCGGGGTTTCCCCATTCGGAAATCCTCGGATCAAAGTTCGTTTATCAACTCCCCGAGGCTTATCGCAGATTACTACGTCCTTCTTCGGCTCTACATGCCAAGGCATTCACCGTTTGCTCTTAAAAATTTGAAATCACATGAGTTTGAATCGATTAAGTATCACGAATAAATTCGCGATCGAAATTGACCAATGATCTATGCACACTCACCCCAAAGGGCTCATGTGCTTTTGATCTTTGTAATCTATGCCCGAAGGCACAAATTTAAGATGCTCGCGTCCACTGTGTAGTTCTCAAAGTACGGGCGGTATCCCCTCCCATCCGCGGCTGCAAAACAGCTCGACTGCGAATGAAAAAAGATCCAGAGGAAAGGTTCATCAGCCCAAAGGCTCATGTTCCGGTCCCTCAGGACCCAACAGCGTGCGTCATACAAACCCTCAAAAACCAAACCTTTCCAACCCCGCAAGGGAGCGTACTGAGTTCAACTTCATCCTGTTTGCATCAATGTCAATGTTCCACCCATGAGCGCCATCCAACCCGAACAGGTTGGTATGACTGTCAGCTGTTATCTCCCTGTATACAGAGGAGAGCTGAACGTGCTCCTTAGAAAGGAGGTGATCCAGCCGCACCTTCCGGTACGGCTACCTTGTTACGACTTAGTCCTAATCACCGATCCCACCTTCGACAGCTCCTCCCCTTGCGGGTTAGGCCACTGGCTTCGGGTGTTACCGACTTTCATGACTTGACGGGCGGTGTGTACAAGGCCCGGGAACGTATTCACCGCAGCGTTGCTGATCTGCGATTACTAGCGACTCCGACTTCATGAGGTCGAGTTGCAGACCTCAATCCGAACTGAGACCGGCTTTTTGGGATTCGCTCCACCTTACGGTATTGCAGCCCTTTGTACCGGCCATTGTAGCATGCGTGAAGCCCAAGACATAAGGGGCATGATGATTTGACGTCATCCCCACCTTCCTCCGAGTTGACCCCGGCAGTATCCCATGAGTTCCCACCATTACGTGCTGGCAACATAGGACGAGGGTTGCGCTCGTTGCGGGACTTAACCCAACATCTCACGACACGAGCTGACGACAACCATGCACCACCTGTTTACGAGTGTCCAAAGAGTTGACCATTTCTGGCCCGTTCTCGTATATGTCAAGCCTTGGTAAGGTTCTTCGCGTTGCATCGAATTAATCCGCATGCTCCGCCGCTTGTGCGGGCCCCCGTCAATTCCTTTGAGTTTTAGCCTTGCGGCCGTACTCCCCAGGCGGGGAACTTAATGCGTTAGCTGCGTCACGGAGACCGTGGAATGGCCCCCACAACTAGTTCCCAACGTTTACGGCATGGACTACCAGGGTATCTAATCCTGTTCGCTCCCCATGCTTTCGCTCCTCAGCGTCAGTTACGGCCCAGAGATCTGCCTTCGCCATCGGTGTTCCTCCTGATATCTGCGCATTCCACCGCTACACCAGGAATTCCAATCTCCCCTACCGCACTCTAGTCTGCCCGTACCCACTGCAGGCCCGAGGTTGAGCCTCGGGTTTTCACAGCAGACGCGACAAACCGCCTACGAGCTCTTTACGCCCAATAATTCCGGACAACGCTTGCACCCTACGTATTACCGCGGCTGCTGGCACGTAGTTAGCCGGTGCTTTTTCTGCAGGTACCGTCACTTTCGCTTCTTCCCTACTAAAAGAGGTTTACAACCCGAAGGCCGTCGTCCCTCACGCGGCGTTGCTGCATCAGGCTTTCGCCCATTGTGCAATATTCCCCACTGCTGCCTCCCGTAGGAGTCTGGGCCGTGTCTCAGTCCCAGTGTGGCCGGTCACCCTCTCAGGCCGGCTACCCGTCGTCGCCTTGGTGAGCTATTACCTCACCAACAAGCTGATAGGCCGCGAGTCCATCCTTGACCGAAATTCTTTCCACCCCCTGGAGATGCCTCCGAGGGTCGTATCCGGTATTAGACGTCGTTTCCAACGCTTATCCCAGAGTCAAGGGCAGGTTACTCACGTGTTACTCACCCGTTCGCCACTGATCCAAAGAGCAAGCTCTTCTTCACCGTTCGACTTGCATGTGTTAAGCACGCCGCCAGCGTTCGTCCTGAGCCAGGATCAAACTCTCCGTAAATGTTTGATTGCCAAGCCACCGAAGCGACCGGCACATCTAGTGTGTTCCACCACCGGAATAGGCGGGAAGAACACAAGTTTGAAACTGACAGAACAAATCATTACTGACTTGCTTTGTTGTTATAAATGTTTTCCAAAGGAATCTCCTACGCGGTACCCCCTAGAAAGGGACCCTACGTACGAGGTTTTTGGCATTTGACATTGTGCACGCTGTTGAGTTCTCAAGGATCGGACGCACCCGGTTTCAGGCCATACTGACTAGCAGTTCTTGGCTTTCGCTCCGAGGCAACTTCTCTAATTTAGACCCTCGCGATCCGCCTGTCAAATCGAGTGTTTCGAGCGTTTCGCCGGCACTGATGTACACGACAAATCACGCGACTCGACCTGAATAATCAGCTCTGCGAGTGGACTTTCCATCCTAAGTGACGATCATGGTTCCTACAAGAGAAACGTGAATGATTATCAACTCTGGATGATGGTCCCGCTTGAGGCCGGAAGCTCTGCGGCTTTTCCGAACCTGTGGGGTGACAAGGGAAAACAATACGTGGATCGCCAGCACCTCGCAAATTCACGATTCATCCCGGGCGCGTCACCCTCGACTCCCCCGTGAAACCGGGATTGTTGTGGGTAGGACGTTCGCTGAATACCCGGTGGCGAATGATCTGCCACCCCTGAGGAGCAGAGGTACGGTCTGCATGGCGTCGGCAGAGATCGTAACAGTGAGGTTCCGGCGTATCGGAGAGCGGTCCGAGCACGGCCATGGAGTCTGCGTACACGTACGTCAACGTCGCCACGGCCGGGTCGGCGCAGCTGATTCGGGAACACGGTCTCTGGGACATCGCCATTCAGATTACCCTCACCCGACTCAGAAGTAGGATGTGACGATGGCCAGGTCGCAGAGTTCTACTGACCCTTTTCCCGCACCGACACGGCGCGGGCGGGGTCGAGATCGTCACGGCCGCGGCATCCGCAGCTCGGCCACGGGCCCCTACCTGCCGCCGCTGCGCACCCGCATCGGCATGTTCGACATGACGATCGCCGCGACAGTGGACTATCTACGCGGTGTGTGGCCGGCCGAGCTTTCTTCGGTGAGGTTCGAAGTGGCGCCGGGGCCCGATTCCGCTATGTCTGTCGGCGGCGTCGAACGCTGGTCGGTTGACTCCGTGGCACGGAGAGTGGTCTTCTACCGCCTGCCGATCCAGCGGCTGTCCCGCCTGCACCGAAACGACGAATTCCACCAGCGCATGATCATCGAAAGCTGCGTCTTCCGTGCCGTCGCCGAATACCTCGGCAAAGATCCGTGGGACCTCGCCCCCGAACACTTTCGGCACTTCTAGACGTGGACGCTTGCTGCGATCAACGCAGATAGACCGCAATCGGTGCAGCCGACGGGCCTGCGGGCTGGATCGCGAATGAGGCCAGCTGGCCCGCGCCGCTATAGCCCACGGAGGCCACGGTCTGTGTGCCCCCGCTGACGAACACTGTACCGGTGGTCGAAAGCGGTGTCGCTTGTGCTTGTCCGGCCAACAGATTCACCGTAGTTTCAACGCCCGACTCCAGCGCGACGGTGAGCACCTCATCGGCCGAACCGGTGTTCACCAGGTGGAGCGTCGGCGATGGTCCTGCCGCCGCAGTCACGAGAAATTCACCCCGCAGTGGAGCCGACGCTGCAAACCAGGCGAAGTCCTTGCCCGACGCTCCGGCGACCGACGCCGTCGCGGCCGTGACGATGGGCTGATCCGAATTGAGTTGCACGGCATAGGCGCCTACCGCGAGATCACGAAGCGGAACCTCAGTAGCGATTCCCGGCTGCACCTGCACCTCAATTGACAGGCCAGAGCTTTTCGCGCTTTCGGCAACGACACCAATCTGAACCGTCGCCGTCGTGCTTCCCGTCGCGAGAATGCGCACGCTTGTCGCACCGTCTTGAAGTTCATCGGCTTCGCCGGCGGGGCTGGGGGAACCCGGCGCCGTCACAATCAAGCCCGCGATGTTCTGCACGAGGGCCGGCCCGTTCGTCGCCCCGAGCAGGTCGACTCCGCCCGGCTGGATGCCACGAATCACGCTCTGCTGCAGCGAGGCGAGCACCTGCCCACCCTGGCTCGTCACGTGCACAACCGGCGACTTGAGGTTCGGCGCAAGCCCAGCGAGGGAGATGATGCGCTGCGAGTTCGGCTGAACCAGAATCCCCGTTGAACCAGGGGAATCGACCAGGCCCGTTTCTCCGTACACGCTCAAGGCGACGGTAGCCACAACGGTCGTCGGGTTTGAGAGCAGCACGAGAGAGGTACGTCCGATATCGGTCGATCCGCCCACTAACCAGGAGTCACTCGAAGCCTCACCGCACGCTGTAGCGGCAAAGCCGGCAAGTGATTCTGTGGCTGCCTCTTGGCTCTGGCTTCCCGCAACCAGTGGAGCAACGGTCGTTCCCGGTGCGCTCGGAATCCGGGCGAGCAGCGGCGCACTGTCGGGACCGCCAAGAGTGTTATCAGGCGCGTCGAGGCGCGACGTGTCAGGCGTGATCACTGTCGCGCCGGTGCCGGGCTCGGTCGCGGCCACTGCGGCAGTCGCTTCGCCGATCGACGCCGCGGCTTGAGCTTGGCTTGAATCGTCAGCCAATGACAGAAGCGGTCCGGGGCAGACTCTCATCTGCTCACTCGGCACCGGGATGACTGTTGTCGCTGCCGGGATCCGCTCAAAGACAGGCCATTGCACAAATGCCAGTGAACCGACGACCGCCGCGACGATGCCAGCCCCGACGAGTCCACCGACGGCCCGGGCGCCGACCGCTGCGACGCTGCGCTTAGTGGGCATTGTCGTTCTCCATCAGGTTGGTGCGTTCGGATGAATCAGGATCAGGGTGAGCGGCCGAGTCAGGCGAATCGAGAGCAGGCCCGGGCTCGAGCGCCAGATCAGCGCCCTCGAGGGGGGTCGAGGGCACTGCGTCTGCGGGCACCGCGTCAGTCGGTACTGCGTCGGACGAAGCCGGCTGAGTCTGCACCGCTGCGGGCGCCTTATCGCGCTTCTGCCGCCTCGCCGCTTTGGCTGCTGCCTTCGCTTGACGGCGGATGGCATCGCGGTTGGCTTCCCGCACCGCCTCGCGACCGGCCCCCGTCGGGATCGACAAGAGCAGTGTCGCCCCGAACACGATGACGATGACGAGTAGTGAGAGTTTACGAATCAGCGAGTCGCCCGGGTTGGCGACGGTCTCGTGAGCCGTCGCATCCGCCGCATCAGCCACCTGCCAGAGCTCACCAAAATTGGTCGCGCCGACGGGAACCAATGCGGAATTTCCATCCAGAGAGGTCAACGCTCGTCGCTGCGTCTCGGCGGCAGGAGGAGTCGTCGGTTCAGTCGTTCCGGGCGCACCGGGTGCCACAGCTGCAGGCCGCAACAGCACAAAACGGATGCCGTGATCGATGAGAGGAGTCGCAGTGTCGAGCCCACTTCGCGAGGTGAGGTTTCCGACCAAAGTGGCGAACTCACGGTCCTCGGAACTGAGAGTGAGATCGGTGTTCGCCAGGGTTGATTGGCTGTCGAGAGTCACATCCGCACCGCGGACGATGGTGGCGAACATGGCACCATCGGGTTGGGCAATAAGTTCGAGAGTGCTCACGCGCGGGTCGATTCCCGCCTCTGCTCCCACGAATGCGGGCAGTGTGCGTCCGATGCCCTTGGCCACCGCGCTTGTGCCAAGCGACTGCGCCGCCGCCAGCGGCACCGCAACAATTGCCAGAAGCAGTGTGAGCACAATCGCAGGGGCAAGGGCGAATCGGCCGAGCCCCCGGAGTGCGAAGACCGCTGCCCCGACGAGTCCGAGCCAGTACAGGCTAAGCCCGGAACCGCTCCACAGCGAGACCGGAATCTCCCCGGCGCTGGTCACAAAAACCTGGTTTGCGGCAACGGCAGTGCCGAGTCCGAGCAATGCCGTGAGCAGGGCAAAGCTCGCCCCGCGCGACCCACGCAGGAACAGCGCGACGATCGCCAGAACCGCAAGCGGCGCCAAGACGATCGGAACGATCAACTCGGCGTTCACGCCCGACAGACCAAGATCCTGCAGGATCGAGTTCCAGCCGCCGAATTCCCCGGAGGGAAAACCGAGCAGAAGCTGCCAAACCGAAGGGTTCAGGTGCGCAACCGGCGCGCCGGGATCGGCCAGAAGGCCCACCCAGTTCGCTCGCAGACCCTGATCCCAAATCAGCGGAGCCGCCAGCGCCAGGGCCGGCAGCGGAATTCCGATGAAGCGCATGATTCGACGGCCGCTGATCACGACGCAGATCAGCCATCCGATCAGCAGTGCGGGAGCGAGCGATGGGGCGCAGGCGACGATGGCCGCGAACAGCAACGCCGCCGATGCGGATGCCGACCACGAACGCACTGCTCCGACCCCAGCAACCACGAGCCAGGGAAGCAGAAGGTGCACGATGATCGCGGCCGGACGCCCCTCGGCCAGTGCGGTGAGGAACGGCGGCGCCAGGAACCACAGCACCGCGGCGACGGCGCGCAGGCCGTTTCTCCGCGTGAGCCGCGCAGCGGCCGCCCATGCGCCGAGCGCAGCAGCGGGCAGCGCGATGAAATACAGAAGAACGAGAGCGAAGGACGGCGACCAGAACGTGAGGGAGCCCAGAACGGCGAGCACCGCGGTGAACGGATCGGCGGCCCCTACGAATCCGAGGCCGATATCACGCCAGCCATAGGCCACGTTGTTCCACAGCTCGCCGAGCGTTCCCGACAGCGGAAGCAGTCCCCCGCCAGCCAGTGTTTGAGCACCCAGAAGAGGAGAAAGGACCCCGAGCCCCACGCACGCCGCGATCACCACAACCCAGCCTCCGCCGCCCGAGAAGAAGTCAAGATCAGGCTTCTCACCGCGCG from Leifsonia psychrotolerans encodes:
- a CDS encoding DUF3499 family protein gives rise to the protein MAMSQRPCSRISCADPAVATLTYVYADSMAVLGPLSDTPEPHCYDLCRRHADRTSAPQGWQIIRHRVFSERPTHNNPGFTGESRVTRPG
- a CDS encoding glycosyltransferase family 2 protein, producing the protein MQPRVTAILVARNGQKHLERTLDALTKQTRQPDVIITVDCGSTDATGELLAVFGPTHLLAAETDLTFGEAINAAVRVTPSPSSDNEMLWFLAQDSAPHPEALAALLGELEIAPSVAVAGPKVMEWVADDYIHDFGESVTPSGATVTLVENELDQGQYDGMSDVLGVSAGGMLVRHAVWEKLGGFDPALPVVDDALDFCIRVRLAGWRVSVASTARVATAEDGVAGPNGSSRGKPRRRRMRAERSAQLHRRLVYSPAWALPFHWLTLVPLAILRSIGQLLRKEPGAIIGEFAAAFGAAFAPMRLGNSRRRLAETRTVGWASLASLRVPSAVVRRRHALKREATITAARGEKPDLDFFSGGGGWVVVIAACVGLGVLSPLLGAQTLAGGGLLPLSGTLGELWNNVAYGWRDIGLGFVGAADPFTAVLAVLGSLTFWSPSFALVLLYFIALPAAALGAWAAAARLTRRNGLRAVAAVLWFLAPPFLTALAEGRPAAIIVHLLLPWLVVAGVGAVRSWSASASAALLFAAIVACAPSLAPALLIGWLICVVISGRRIMRFIGIPLPALALAAPLIWDQGLRANWVGLLADPGAPVAHLNPSVWQLLLGFPSGEFGGWNSILQDLGLSGVNAELIVPIVLAPLAVLAIVALFLRGSRGASFALLTALLGLGTAVAANQVFVTSAGEIPVSLWSGSGLSLYWLGLVGAAVFALRGLGRFALAPAIVLTLLLAIVAVPLAAAQSLGTSAVAKGIGRTLPAFVGAEAGIDPRVSTLELIAQPDGAMFATIVRGADVTLDSQSTLANTDLTLSSEDREFATLVGNLTSRSGLDTATPLIDHGIRFVLLRPAAVAPGAPGTTEPTTPPAAETQRRALTSLDGNSALVPVGATNFGELWQVADAADATAHETVANPGDSLIRKLSLLVIVIVFGATLLLSIPTGAGREAVREANRDAIRRQAKAAAKAARRQKRDKAPAAVQTQPASSDAVPTDAVPADAVPSTPLEGADLALEPGPALDSPDSAAHPDPDSSERTNLMENDNAH
- a CDS encoding metallopeptidase family protein, which codes for MARSQSSTDPFPAPTRRGRGRDRHGRGIRSSATGPYLPPLRTRIGMFDMTIAATVDYLRGVWPAELSSVRFEVAPGPDSAMSVGGVERWSVDSVARRVVFYRLPIQRLSRLHRNDEFHQRMIIESCVFRAVAEYLGKDPWDLAPEHFRHF
- a CDS encoding DUF5719 family protein, whose protein sequence is MPTKRSVAAVGARAVGGLVGAGIVAAVVGSLAFVQWPVFERIPAATTVIPVPSEQMRVCPGPLLSLADDSSQAQAAASIGEATAAVAATEPGTGATVITPDTSRLDAPDNTLGGPDSAPLLARIPSAPGTTVAPLVAGSQSQEAATESLAGFAATACGEASSDSWLVGGSTDIGRTSLVLLSNPTTVVATVALSVYGETGLVDSPGSTGILVQPNSQRIISLAGLAPNLKSPVVHVTSQGGQVLASLQQSVIRGIQPGGVDLLGATNGPALVQNIAGLIVTAPGSPSPAGEADELQDGATSVRILATGSTTATVQIGVVAESAKSSGLSIEVQVQPGIATEVPLRDLAVGAYAVQLNSDQPIVTAATASVAGASGKDFAWFAASAPLRGEFLVTAAAGPSPTLHLVNTGSADEVLTVALESGVETTVNLLAGQAQATPLSTTGTVFVSGGTQTVASVGYSGAGQLASFAIQPAGPSAAPIAVYLR